The Vibrio sp. 16 genome segment CGCGTGTAGATTACCGCCAAGCTCCGCTTTGCGTTCAACGTCTGATATATCACCGTCACCAAAATGGATAACACAAGAGATTCGAGCGGGCTCTCCATATGACATCGGGTGGCCAGGCACATCGATGACGGTCAACCCGTTAACTTGACCAACGCATTCGCCTTGTGTCTCTATGATAACTTGCCCGTCGGTGATGTCAGCAAGAGCGCGTTCAGGAAGATAAGCCTCACGATGGTACTTGTTGTTTACAGCGTTTGAGATGTCATTTTCATCAAGGACATTACCTGACGACGAAAGCAAAGACTCTTGGAAAAGAGCGAGATACCAAAGTATTTCGATAGGCATATACTCCTGATCTTCGGTATATCGAGCTCCTGCGACCAAAAGTCGATGCAACGCGCCAAATGTCAGCGTAGGAAGTTGATAGGTACTAAGAATCCATCGAATGAAGCCCAACAGCTTTGCACATGACTCTTCACCAAAAGCTATCTCGTTTTCGATTTCGGTATACATGGCTAGGCCGCTGTATAGCTCGTCATCTAAATACTCAAGATCAGAGATTTGATGTCGGTCGCCGACAATGACTACTTTTACATCATAGGTTTGGCTTGGGACTAGGGTGGCAACCTTGCGTGGATTTGCATTCAGCGGCGAGATAGGTTGCCCTAAAAGAACGGTTTTGAGTGCTTGCCAACTCGCGGGGTTTGCTAGAATTAAGTTAACAGGTATGACGAGAAACCCGCCATCTGCTCGATCAAGTAGCCCCTTATGGCGAACGGTAATTTGTCCGTCGTCGTCGCATGAGTAAGAACCAAGTAAAGAGTCTGCTGTGAGTGATTCAGTCACATGAACACAATCATTTTGTGTATGTTGCTCTATCGCTTCTTTTACCAAGTGTCGGTAGAAAGCATTGTCAATCGAGTTAATGATGAGTGCGCGCGTATAGCCGTTGACTCTAGAAAAGGTGTCTATAGATTGTTTGAGTCGGGGTTGAATGTCGATAAATCTGACAAGATCCAGTTCATTAAATCGCTTTAGAATTCCGTCATATTGGGAGTACTGAGGCGTTACTGAACGCCAGCTTTCTTGCTTCATCAAATTGGTTCATTAATCTCTAAATGCGCGAAATTATATAGAAAAAGCCAATGATGAGATACTGGTAATTTAATCTGATGATCTGGATCGCTTTTCGATTACAATGGGGATTGTAACGAACGCTTAATGCAGTTACGCTGTCACTAGAAACTCAATGGAACATTGTTACTCATGAAATATCAACAGCTTGAAAATCTAGAATGTGGATGGAAGTGGACCTATTTAATCAACAAATGGAAGGCTGGTGAAGCCATCACTCGACACATTGATTCAAGTGAAGCTGAAGCCGCTATCAATGAGCTTCGCAATATCGAGCATGAGCCAACTCAAGTTTTAGAGTGGATTGAAAACCACATGTCACTTGAGTTAGATAACAAACTCAAACAAGCCATTCGAGCGAAGCGTAAAAGACACTTCAACGCTGAACAGATTCACACCAAGAAAAAATCGATCGACCTAGACTATCGGGTTTGGGAAAAACTGTCCTATCGAGCAAACGAGCTAGGATGCACGTTGTCCGACGCAATTGAATACTTGCTGTCAGAGGCTTCAAGAAGCGAGAAAGCCAGTAAAACGGTGAGTAGCCTTAAAGAAGATTTGTCGAAGTTATTAGATTAAGGAGTAGTAGGGATGCTGTATGTCATTTTGATTGCTGCAGTGGTTGTTTTTTGGCTAGTTGCAGTCGACAGACCTGTGTTGAAGGTGAAGTTTTCAAACGGGAAGATCGTAACCGAAAAGGGGCATTTCCCTCCAACGTTTAAGCACAACGTTGTTGATATTGCTGAGCGTGATCCTTTTACTGGTGAGCTTAAGGTGTATCAACTTCGAACGGGAACCAAACTGGTTTTCAGCAAGGACATCCCTAAAAAAGTGCAGCAAAGAATCCGCAATGTATTTCCGCATCAAGGATTTAAAAGTAAGGGTACAAAAAAACGTGGGTGACAAACCTATCAATTACACATAAAAGAATTTTCCCTTCAGGTCCATTTCCTTCTCCCCACATTCATCTCAGACACTTGGTAGACTCGTTTCTGAGGTGAATATATGAAAACAAATATCCTAATATTAAGTCTGCTTTTATCAACTAACGCACACTGTGCAGATGATGCCGAATGGAACGCCATTGCAAAAAAACTTAAAGCCAGAATTGAAAAAAAAATAGCCAACCATAGCCTGCCTGGGTATTGCAATGTCTTCATCGAATTCAAACACTCTAAATATCATGCGATTGTCACTAGGGTGAACACGAATGGAGATTTTAAAATTTGCAACGTAAGCAAACATCTCATCAAGAAGGGAGAAAAGTTCAGATACCGTACACCAGAGAAATATTTGAGAATTCATGTTGCAAACGAATGAATAGACACAGAGAATGTGTGCTAGATTATTAATATGTTTATTGAACCGAAGTCTCACTTTGTTAGTAACAAATAAGAAATACAATAGCGAAGCGTTAGCAATAGCCCAAAAAGTTAACCACCTTACGCGAGAGCGTCATGCGAAGTGGTTAGTTAGTCTCAAATATATTCTTGATCAGTCTGATGTAGACGCGACACTCAGTCGTCAAAGCGAGTTTTGTGACAGTGTAATTTTAAAAGAAGAAGAACGTATCACGAATAATCAACGTTTGCTCTTGGAGTGTGAAAGCGAGCGAGTCCAGGAAAGAAGGCAAGCGGCTGAAGATAAGCAACGAATCCTGGGTAATGTCGTTGATGATGTTACGAAACATGCGGAGCAACTGATTACCGATACGCTCTTAAATATGCCGGCAATTAAACTTTTTGGACGTTTTCCAGATTTTTCGTACTTCTCAAGCATTGCCTATTCTCCATCTGCCAGTTACAGCAAACTAACCGTACTCCCAACTAATGATAACCAGTTACGAAACAATCTACTGATGTTGGTTAACGATCCCAAGTTTTGTGCCCGAATTGGCAAGATGGCTCGCGGAATTAACGAGCCTCAAGTAGCGATCGGCACTTTAGGTACTGAAAATTGCCGAGTACTTTTGCCCATCTTAATGGTGAAACCTATTTTGCGTTGGCACAATCCGTTAACAAAAAACATTGCTCCTAAACTATGGCAACACATGATTTTAACTGCAAACGTGACGCGAATGCGTTTGGATATGGCAGGAATTAAAAATCCGGAACAGGGGGTCTTGCTCGGGGTTCTAAGAACGATAGGGAACTTCGCAGTAGTGAATCAGTTTCCCCAACTGTTCGAGGATGCATTGGTCGAGAAGATGCGTTATTACCGTGAAAACAACCTAAGAGACGAATACTACGCCTGCGCAGAGGTTACTCCTAATTTGAATCTTTTGCCCAAGCTATTAGTTAATTTGGATAATGCGATTACTCGAAAAGTCATAGAGGAAATAGAGTGGGGGCCAAATACAGTACACTTAAAAAATGCGCTCTTGGATGATCTTGAAGAACGCCCAATCTTAGAGCGAAGTGAGTTTGGTGTAGCGCTTGCACAAGGCCAAGCATATGCCATTTTTGATATGCTTGATCGAAGTGATGCGTTTGTCGAAAAGCATAAACCGTTTTGGTTTGCTCATGTTCAAATGCCACCAAGTGCTCTCAATGAATTGCGGGCCAAACATCCAGGTCGAATTGGCTTATCTAACGCAAATAGTTAAACGTGTTTGTTCACTCAGAGTATATCGGGGATATACCATAAGGCACTATAACTAAATTTCAACTTACAGACGATATAAAACAACATGGTCACTAAATTAAATAACCGAATCAAAAACATAACAAAATTCATATAAAGACTTATGACATTGCGAGACAATATGACAGCTCTATGTGACGCCGTCACTAAGATCATATTTGCTCACTGTAGACAACTGTATCAACAAGGTTATTTACTCTGTAAAAACGGCTGCTATCCGATTAGCCTAAGTTTTGTTAACGCGAGCGAGCGGTATTGGGTAAAGGCTAGCTGTTTGTTTACCTTTAATGATCAACATGCAGAGCCAACGTGCATGGTCGCTATAATAAAGCAGATGAAATGCTGCGAAACAACAACGTAAATCTCATGTTGCTCGGTAAGCTTCTCACAAGCAAACGTTGGCGAAAAGTCAGCATATTGAGCGCGTATGATGTTCAGAACCTCAGCCCGAAAAGCATCAGGATAACGTCGGTTACTCGGACGACCACGTGCACCATGTGCCAACGAAGATGCGCCATGTTGGTTTAGCTGACTCAATAAACGTCGAACTTGTCGAGTGCTTATATTAAGTATGTCGGCGGCGTCAACTTGACGGAGTCGGCGTTCGCGAACATCTTGCAGCA includes the following:
- the matP gene encoding macrodomain Ter protein MatP gives rise to the protein MKYQQLENLECGWKWTYLINKWKAGEAITRHIDSSEAEAAINELRNIEHEPTQVLEWIENHMSLELDNKLKQAIRAKRKRHFNAEQIHTKKKSIDLDYRVWEKLSYRANELGCTLSDAIEYLLSEASRSEKASKTVSSLKEDLSKLLD
- a CDS encoding helix-turn-helix domain-containing protein, encoding MLIPMSDRDINRFKVLQDVRERRLRQVDAADILNISTRQVRRLLSQLNQHGASSLAHGARGRPSNRRYPDAFRAEVLNIIRAQYADFSPTFACEKLTEQHEIYVVVSQHFICFIIATMHVGSAC
- a CDS encoding HDOD domain-containing protein, with product MLVTNKKYNSEALAIAQKVNHLTRERHAKWLVSLKYILDQSDVDATLSRQSEFCDSVILKEEERITNNQRLLLECESERVQERRQAAEDKQRILGNVVDDVTKHAEQLITDTLLNMPAIKLFGRFPDFSYFSSIAYSPSASYSKLTVLPTNDNQLRNNLLMLVNDPKFCARIGKMARGINEPQVAIGTLGTENCRVLLPILMVKPILRWHNPLTKNIAPKLWQHMILTANVTRMRLDMAGIKNPEQGVLLGVLRTIGNFAVVNQFPQLFEDALVEKMRYYRENNLRDEYYACAEVTPNLNLLPKLLVNLDNAITRKVIEEIEWGPNTVHLKNALLDDLEERPILERSEFGVALAQGQAYAIFDMLDRSDAFVEKHKPFWFAHVQMPPSALNELRAKHPGRIGLSNANS
- a CDS encoding DUF3634 family protein, yielding MLYVILIAAVVVFWLVAVDRPVLKVKFSNGKIVTEKGHFPPTFKHNVVDIAERDPFTGELKVYQLRTGTKLVFSKDIPKKVQQRIRNVFPHQGFKSKGTKKRG
- a CDS encoding Lon protease family protein; translated protein: MKQESWRSVTPQYSQYDGILKRFNELDLVRFIDIQPRLKQSIDTFSRVNGYTRALIINSIDNAFYRHLVKEAIEQHTQNDCVHVTESLTADSLLGSYSCDDDGQITVRHKGLLDRADGGFLVIPVNLILANPASWQALKTVLLGQPISPLNANPRKVATLVPSQTYDVKVVIVGDRHQISDLEYLDDELYSGLAMYTEIENEIAFGEESCAKLLGFIRWILSTYQLPTLTFGALHRLLVAGARYTEDQEYMPIEILWYLALFQESLLSSSGNVLDENDISNAVNNKYHREAYLPERALADITDGQVIIETQGECVGQVNGLTVIDVPGHPMSYGEPARISCVIHFGDGDISDVERKAELGGNLHAKGMMIMQAFVSSALQLEEPLPYSASVVFEQSYSEVDGDSATLAELCTFVSALSEIPINQQIAVTGAVDQFGRVQAVGGLNEKIEGFYHVCKHQGLTGEQGVILPKSNLKHLALNQDVVDSIKQDQFHIWSVSTVDEAIPLIMGKPFRGDDEESVINKIAQRIENFEKHEHPQGIVERFKNWFR